In Nostoc sp. UHCC 0926, a single genomic region encodes these proteins:
- a CDS encoding beta strand repeat-containing protein: MVNQKKSVNKQRQPYQSLVATALLTGSLFQFIAPVLADGTAGGQAISNTATATYEDPNAPGTSINATSNTVTVTVAEVAGITVTASGVTDNNGGSVAINDLLTYTYTLTNVGNDPTKFHIPNQATTTGPGTVSGVLPADKNNVTPASGTLQYSTDGGATWTNVTAGGVDTPSIPVSGTVLVRVPVTVQTGAQSGDLIKVTLGNTPGDAQNQLRSPDGGDVYTVDNADGSPGEVAGVPINGTRESSITQQIQVGNSVKTVALATILKTRTAYNPGNASVLNDDVLTYGLSLRVESNDVTNRGLTPAALAGTSINVDGSTVTRILVSDALPASTTLNGTPTAPPGWIVVYAGEDPATINADQALWKTDKTQVTGGTVRRVGFINNPSSISTVATGTTVTGFTVQVTTTGITGTTATNVNNIAQVFGKTAGDPASPLLFDDSGDQNPDNIDPTTGAFPTTPDSGYYPTTPANTDTGNNNQGANSVTGDVNVYTVSVATGNSVLNGPNNAPDATGPSGLTNDDFTNKSAFVPANTAPGSTLDPQSVGFTNTIKNNGTATNDITIVPTAPATATDLPTGTKVTVSYNNQSTVYTYNSGTGAFTITTGTPIKVSGVLAGASVNYGLEVDLPSGTALSTDINKGFPVPIAAFIDANNDGVLDKTTEVYNISIDRVYTGFLQLVKVSRVLQGTGPAVGTGQGDFESTPAYTNPVTTTVIDPNPVVADVPRNPAPGNIIEYQIRYKNISDAQAGTGNVILNANKVVITEDGTQTPNNWALDNDSNTQIDTSNIVGSAKDSGASTIQFFSGNPATNSGIDQTGTTINTDITKYVDTATGQVAPGIQRTFTFQRKVN; the protein is encoded by the coding sequence ATGGTAAACCAAAAGAAATCTGTCAACAAGCAGCGTCAGCCTTACCAATCTCTAGTAGCAACAGCATTATTAACTGGTAGCCTTTTCCAATTTATTGCACCTGTACTAGCTGACGGAACAGCTGGTGGTCAAGCTATAAGTAACACAGCAACAGCGACCTACGAAGATCCCAACGCGCCAGGGACAAGTATAAATGCCACTTCTAACACTGTAACTGTAACTGTGGCAGAAGTTGCTGGTATCACCGTTACTGCGTCGGGTGTTACAGATAACAATGGTGGCTCTGTTGCAATTAACGATTTACTAACCTACACCTACACCCTAACGAACGTAGGTAACGACCCCACCAAATTCCATATTCCCAACCAAGCAACAACAACCGGGCCTGGTACAGTTTCTGGTGTACTTCCTGCTGATAAAAATAACGTAACACCAGCTAGTGGCACACTGCAATACAGTACTGATGGTGGTGCAACTTGGACAAACGTAACAGCAGGTGGTGTAGATACACCCTCAATTCCGGTTAGCGGTACTGTGTTGGTGCGTGTGCCAGTGACTGTACAGACTGGCGCTCAATCGGGTGACTTAATTAAAGTTACCCTTGGTAATACTCCTGGTGATGCCCAAAACCAACTGCGGAGTCCCGATGGTGGTGACGTTTATACTGTAGATAACGCTGATGGAAGTCCTGGGGAAGTTGCTGGCGTACCAATTAACGGTACACGAGAATCTAGTATTACCCAGCAAATTCAAGTGGGCAATAGTGTTAAAACCGTTGCTCTAGCCACAATACTCAAAACTCGGACAGCCTACAACCCTGGTAATGCTTCCGTACTCAATGATGATGTGCTGACTTATGGTTTAAGCTTGCGAGTTGAGAGCAATGACGTAACCAATCGGGGGCTAACACCCGCAGCTTTAGCTGGTACAAGTATCAATGTAGATGGTAGTACAGTTACTCGCATCTTAGTTTCTGATGCACTTCCAGCATCTACAACTCTTAATGGGACTCCAACTGCTCCTCCAGGGTGGATAGTGGTTTACGCTGGCGAAGATCCTGCAACTATAAATGCTGATCAGGCTCTGTGGAAAACTGACAAAACTCAAGTAACAGGCGGTACAGTGAGACGGGTTGGTTTTATTAACAATCCTAGCTCTATCTCTACAGTTGCCACTGGGACAACGGTTACAGGCTTTACAGTGCAAGTAACGACCACTGGAATCACAGGAACGACAGCGACAAATGTTAACAACATCGCTCAAGTGTTCGGTAAAACTGCTGGTGATCCAGCTAGCCCCCTACTCTTTGACGATTCAGGTGACCAAAACCCAGATAACATCGACCCCACTACTGGAGCCTTTCCTACTACACCTGATTCTGGCTATTATCCCACTACTCCCGCCAATACTGACACAGGCAATAACAACCAAGGTGCTAATTCTGTAACAGGAGATGTCAACGTTTATACTGTTTCAGTCGCCACGGGGAACTCAGTTTTAAATGGACCGAATAATGCACCTGATGCCACTGGCCCATCGGGTTTAACCAACGATGACTTCACCAACAAATCTGCCTTTGTTCCTGCCAACACAGCTCCTGGTAGTACACTTGACCCGCAATCAGTTGGCTTCACTAACACAATTAAGAACAACGGTACTGCCACTAACGACATCACAATAGTGCCAACCGCACCAGCAACTGCTACAGATTTGCCAACTGGTACAAAGGTGACTGTTAGCTATAACAATCAATCTACTGTTTATACCTACAATAGTGGTACTGGTGCTTTTACCATAACAACCGGTACACCAATTAAAGTTTCTGGTGTTCTTGCTGGTGCCAGTGTTAATTATGGTCTAGAAGTTGATCTACCAAGTGGTACTGCTCTCTCAACTGATATTAACAAAGGTTTCCCAGTACCCATTGCTGCCTTCATTGATGCTAATAATGATGGTGTATTGGATAAAACTACTGAAGTCTACAACATCTCCATCGATCGCGTCTACACTGGCTTCTTACAACTGGTGAAAGTGTCACGAGTTTTACAAGGAACTGGGCCAGCAGTTGGTACAGGTCAAGGTGATTTTGAGTCTACACCAGCTTACACAAATCCTGTTACCACCACTGTTATTGATCCGAATCCAGTAGTTGCTGATGTACCCAGAAATCCTGCTCCAGGCAACATTATTGAGTACCAGATTCGGTACAAAAATATTTCTGATGCTCAAGCTGGAACCGGTAACGTGATTTTGAATGCTAACAAAGTTGTGATTACTGAAGATGGTACGCAAACCCCCAACAACTGGGCGCTAGACAACGATAGTAACACTCAAATTGATACTAGCAACATTGTTGGTTCAGCTAAGGATTCTGGGGCTTCAACCATCCAATTCTTCAGTGGGAATCCAGCTACTAACTCTGGTATCGACCAAACCGGAACCACGATTAACACAGATATCACCAAGTATGTAGATACTGCCACCGGACAGGTTGCACCAGGTATTCAAAGAACATTTACCTTCCAACGCAAGGTTAACTAG
- the thrC gene encoding threonine synthase produces MTQAIKTQTQTQTSTAYFQALKCKECGAEYELKASNVCELCFGPLEVKYDYSALRLTVTRETIQAGPNSIWRYRPFLPVATDNVIDVGTGMTPLVRSHRLARRLGLNKLYIKNDAVNMPTLSFKDRVVSVALSRARELGFTTVSCASTGNLANSTAAIAAHAGLDCCVFIPADLEAGKILGSLIYSPTLMAVKGNYDQVNRLCSEVANTHGWGFVNINLRPYYSEGSKTLGFEVAEQLGWELPDHVVAPLASGSLFTKIYKGFQEFVEVGLVEGKNVRFSGAQAEGCSPIAQAFKEGRDFIKPVKPNTIAKSLAIGNPADGIYAVELAQKTGGNIESVNDAEIIDGIKLLAETEGIFTETAGGTTVAVLKKLVEAGKIDPDETTVLYITGNGLKTQEALQGYVGEPLTIDAKLDSFERALERSRTLDRLEWQQVLV; encoded by the coding sequence ATGACTCAGGCAATCAAAACCCAAACCCAAACTCAAACCAGCACTGCCTACTTTCAAGCCTTGAAGTGCAAGGAATGTGGTGCAGAATATGAACTCAAGGCCAGTAATGTTTGTGAGTTATGTTTTGGACCGTTAGAAGTCAAGTATGACTACAGCGCCCTACGTCTAACTGTCACTCGTGAAACAATTCAAGCCGGTCCCAATTCAATTTGGCGCTACCGTCCCTTTTTGCCTGTCGCAACTGACAATGTTATAGATGTGGGAACGGGTATGACTCCCTTGGTTCGTTCCCACCGTCTTGCCCGTCGCCTGGGTCTAAATAAGCTTTATATAAAAAATGATGCCGTAAATATGCCCACCCTGAGTTTTAAGGATCGGGTGGTGTCAGTTGCCCTCTCCAGAGCGCGGGAGTTGGGTTTTACTACTGTTTCTTGCGCTAGCACTGGTAATTTGGCAAATTCTACAGCTGCGATCGCAGCTCACGCCGGTTTAGACTGCTGTGTGTTCATCCCCGCAGATTTAGAAGCCGGGAAAATTCTGGGTAGTCTGATCTACAGTCCCACCCTGATGGCCGTCAAGGGCAACTACGATCAAGTAAATCGTCTCTGTTCGGAAGTTGCTAATACACATGGGTGGGGTTTTGTCAATATTAATCTACGCCCTTATTACTCTGAAGGTTCCAAGACGCTAGGCTTTGAAGTCGCAGAACAACTGGGTTGGGAACTACCTGACCATGTTGTTGCTCCCCTAGCTTCTGGTTCACTATTTACAAAAATTTATAAAGGGTTCCAAGAATTTGTAGAAGTTGGTTTGGTAGAAGGTAAGAATGTTCGTTTCAGTGGCGCTCAAGCTGAAGGTTGTTCACCGATAGCCCAAGCCTTCAAAGAAGGACGCGACTTTATTAAGCCAGTGAAACCGAATACAATTGCTAAGTCGCTGGCGATCGGCAATCCAGCAGATGGCATTTATGCTGTGGAGTTAGCCCAGAAAACTGGTGGTAACATTGAATCAGTCAATGATGCAGAAATTATTGATGGCATCAAGCTGCTGGCAGAAACCGAAGGCATCTTCACAGAAACTGCTGGTGGTACAACCGTGGCTGTGCTGAAAAAACTAGTAGAAGCTGGCAAAATTGATCCAGATGAAACTACCGTGCTTTACATTACTGGCAATGGTCTGAAAACCCAAGAAGCATTACAAGGCTACGTTGGCGAACCCTTGACTATTGATGCCAAACTCGATAGTTTTGAACGGGCGCTAGAGCGATCGCGTACTCTGGATCGCTTGGAATGGCAACAAGTCCTCGTTTAG
- a CDS encoding ubiquitin-like small modifier protein 1 produces MAVTVLVPTTLQNLTNNQATLESNGSTIAELLDSLEQSFPGIKSRLCDEEGKLRRFVNFYVDSEDIRHLDGINTALKDGDEVSIVPAVAGG; encoded by the coding sequence ATGGCTGTAACAGTTTTAGTTCCTACTACTCTTCAGAATTTGACTAATAATCAAGCTACTCTAGAATCCAACGGTAGCACTATTGCTGAATTGTTGGACTCCTTAGAACAAAGCTTTCCTGGTATTAAATCCCGGTTGTGCGATGAAGAAGGCAAGCTACGTCGGTTTGTAAATTTTTACGTCGATAGCGAAGATATCCGTCATTTAGATGGTATTAACACAGCCTTGAAAGATGGTGATGAAGTAAGTATTGTCCCCGCTGTCGCTGGTGGTTAA
- the thrC gene encoding threonine synthase translates to MTLSLSVAKSHRQPWPGLIEAYREYLPVSEKTPIVTLLEGNTPLIPVPAIAERIGRQVRVFVKYDGLNPTGSFKDRGMTMAISKAKEAGAKAVICASTGNTSAAAAAYARRGGMNTFVLIPDGYVALGKLAQALVYGAEVLAIKGNFDQALEIVREMAESYPVTLVNSVNPYRLEGQKTAAFEIVDVLGDAPDWLCIPVGNAGNITAYWMGFCQYHQDGKCDRLPRMMGFQAAGAAPLVHGQPVADPETLATAIRIGNPASWELAVAAQTASQGNFHAVTDAEILDAYRLLAGSEGIFCEPASAASVAGLLQLKDQIPTGATVVCVLTGNGLKDPDTAIKHNHSQFKQGITAKLGAVAEAMGF, encoded by the coding sequence GTGACTTTGAGCCTGTCTGTTGCTAAATCTCATCGCCAACCCTGGCCCGGACTGATAGAAGCCTATCGCGAATACTTGCCTGTCAGCGAAAAAACACCGATTGTAACTCTGTTGGAGGGAAACACACCCCTAATACCAGTGCCAGCGATCGCAGAACGTATTGGCAGACAAGTGCGGGTTTTTGTAAAATATGACGGTCTGAATCCCACCGGCAGCTTCAAAGACCGGGGGATGACTATGGCAATTTCCAAAGCCAAAGAAGCAGGGGCAAAAGCAGTAATTTGTGCCAGCACCGGCAATACCTCAGCGGCCGCTGCCGCTTACGCAAGGCGTGGGGGGATGAATACTTTCGTACTAATTCCCGACGGTTATGTGGCGTTGGGCAAGTTAGCCCAAGCATTAGTGTATGGTGCAGAAGTATTGGCAATCAAAGGTAATTTTGACCAAGCCCTAGAAATTGTCCGCGAGATGGCCGAAAGCTATCCGGTAACTTTGGTAAATTCGGTCAATCCCTACCGTCTAGAAGGGCAGAAAACAGCAGCCTTTGAAATTGTCGATGTGCTGGGTGATGCGCCAGACTGGCTGTGTATCCCCGTGGGCAATGCAGGGAATATAACAGCATATTGGATGGGATTTTGTCAATATCATCAAGATGGGAAGTGCGATCGCCTACCCCGGATGATGGGATTCCAAGCCGCAGGTGCAGCCCCTTTAGTACACGGTCAGCCAGTGGCAGATCCTGAAACCCTAGCCACAGCAATTCGCATTGGCAACCCTGCTAGTTGGGAGTTAGCTGTTGCAGCGCAAACCGCAAGTCAGGGAAATTTCCACGCCGTTACCGATGCAGAAATTCTCGACGCTTATCGACTTTTGGCAGGATCAGAAGGTATCTTCTGCGAACCTGCTAGCGCCGCTTCTGTAGCCGGGTTGTTGCAGCTGAAAGACCAAATTCCTACAGGGGCGACAGTGGTTTGTGTCCTCACAGGGAATGGTCTAAAAGACCCAGATACAGCCATTAAACACAATCACAGTCAATTTAAACAGGGTATTACAGCAAAACTGGGCGCAGTAGCGGAGGCAATGGGATTTTAA
- a CDS encoding chromophore lyase CpcT/CpeT, producing the protein MTHSTDIATLARLMAADFSNQEQAFENPPFYAHIRVCIRPLPLELFSGVSLFLEQAYDFMLNQPYRMRVMKLIPAENHIVIEHYTVKEEQKFYGASRDPERLKVLSLDQLEKMSGCNMVVEWTGHSFKGRVEPGKGCIVVRDGKNTYLDNEFEIDAKEFFSLDRGRDLDTDERLWGSIAGPFHFVRWGNFADEVKV; encoded by the coding sequence ATGACTCATTCTACTGATATCGCCACCTTAGCCCGCTTAATGGCAGCTGACTTTAGCAATCAAGAACAAGCTTTTGAAAATCCGCCTTTTTATGCCCACATTCGCGTGTGTATCCGTCCCCTTCCCTTGGAATTGTTCTCAGGGGTAAGTTTGTTTCTCGAACAAGCTTACGATTTTATGCTCAATCAACCCTATCGGATGCGGGTAATGAAATTGATTCCGGCAGAAAACCACATTGTTATTGAACACTACACGGTTAAAGAAGAACAAAAATTTTATGGCGCATCTCGTGACCCGGAACGTTTAAAAGTTTTATCCCTTGACCAATTGGAAAAAATGTCAGGTTGCAACATGGTTGTAGAGTGGACAGGTCATAGCTTCAAAGGCAGGGTTGAACCTGGTAAAGGCTGCATTGTAGTTCGTGACGGCAAAAATACTTATCTGGATAACGAATTTGAGATTGACGCTAAAGAATTCTTTAGCCTTGACCGGGGAAGGGATTTAGACACTGATGAACGTCTGTGGGGTTCTATCGCCGGGCCATTTCACTTTGTTCGCTGGGGTAATTTTGCCGATGAAGTGAAGGTGTAA
- a CDS encoding inositol monophosphatase family protein has translation MSTTPTTRLILETLLPHLKVAAAYANFLQPKIAALPAKEQGKNFFAAALTDADVAIQNLIEVVLLATFPEIRFFGEEYESSNNTKYFRATELGSEGDYLVTLDPIDGTKFYIDGHSNYQIILSILNSDDFEAVLAISPAENVYFYAFRGEGAFKGTLEMTLEACAPLHITSAKPSILLGWGMNSVAHLLKDRYKVIDIATDYSSDIQIPNLNGILSGDLSGAVIKSGKFIDSAALAFIAKEAGWIVTTLDGSTLPPLHTCKNYSLPGLIVAASKSVHQDLLSAMQSLAV, from the coding sequence ATGTCCACAACACCAACTACTCGACTAATTTTGGAGACTTTACTTCCCCATCTCAAAGTAGCAGCAGCTTATGCCAATTTTCTTCAACCAAAAATTGCTGCACTTCCGGCTAAAGAACAAGGCAAAAACTTTTTTGCTGCTGCCCTTACTGATGCAGATGTGGCTATTCAAAATCTAATAGAAGTAGTATTACTGGCCACTTTCCCAGAGATTCGCTTTTTTGGGGAAGAGTATGAAAGTTCTAACAACACCAAGTATTTTCGTGCTACCGAACTAGGTTCAGAAGGTGATTACTTAGTCACACTCGACCCGATTGATGGCACGAAGTTTTACATTGATGGACATTCTAATTACCAAATTATTCTCAGTATTCTAAATTCGGATGACTTTGAAGCAGTACTCGCCATTTCCCCTGCCGAAAATGTTTATTTTTACGCTTTTAGAGGCGAAGGTGCTTTTAAAGGGACGCTGGAGATGACCTTAGAAGCCTGTGCCCCATTACACATAACATCTGCCAAACCTTCTATTTTGTTGGGATGGGGAATGAATTCTGTCGCACATTTACTAAAAGATCGATATAAAGTAATCGATATAGCAACTGATTACTCTAGTGATATTCAAATTCCTAATCTCAATGGTATTCTCAGTGGCGACTTGAGTGGAGCAGTGATCAAATCGGGCAAATTTATTGATAGTGCTGCACTCGCTTTTATTGCGAAAGAGGCTGGCTGGATTGTAACTACTCTGGACGGTTCGACTTTACCGCCACTGCACACTTGTAAAAACTATAGCCTGCCTGGATTGATAGTAGCTGCCTCAAAATCTGTTCATCAAGACCTGCTGTCGGCGATGCAAAGCCTAGCTGTTTGA
- a CDS encoding 2-dehydropantoate 2-reductase: MKICIVGAGAIGGYLGAKLALAGEAVTLIARGSHLEAIQKNGLKLLMADGSSQIATPMATNDIQSAGPQDVVILTVKAHSVPAIAPSLPALYNPHTIVVTAQNGIPWWYFRKYGGEYEGTRIQSVDPDGIIEASIGAERAIGCVVYPATEIIEPGVIKHIEGDRFTLGEIDGTKTERIQLLAQTLKQAGFKAPIRNQIRTEIWIKLWGNVAFNPISALTGATLEDICRYPLTRELALQMMTETQAIAENLGIKFGITLEQRINGAENVGAHKTSMLQDIEAGRATEIDAIVGAVAELGKLTQIPTPYIDAIYASVKLLEATKVRI; the protein is encoded by the coding sequence ATGAAAATCTGTATTGTTGGCGCGGGTGCGATTGGTGGATATTTAGGGGCAAAACTGGCACTGGCAGGTGAAGCAGTAACGCTGATTGCGCGTGGTTCTCATTTGGAGGCGATTCAAAAAAATGGGCTGAAGTTACTCATGGCAGACGGTTCCAGCCAAATTGCCACTCCGATGGCAACTAATGATATTCAGTCAGCGGGGCCACAAGATGTAGTAATTTTAACTGTCAAGGCTCACAGTGTACCTGCGATCGCACCCTCTCTCCCGGCACTCTACAATCCTCATACAATTGTGGTAACAGCCCAAAATGGCATTCCTTGGTGGTACTTTCGCAAGTATGGCGGTGAATATGAAGGTACGCGGATTCAATCTGTTGACCCAGATGGGATTATTGAAGCTAGTATCGGTGCTGAACGTGCTATCGGTTGTGTGGTTTACCCAGCAACTGAGATAATTGAACCAGGTGTGATCAAACATATTGAAGGCGATCGCTTTACTCTGGGTGAAATCGACGGCACTAAAACAGAACGCATCCAATTATTGGCGCAAACTCTCAAACAGGCAGGATTCAAAGCACCAATCCGCAATCAAATTCGCACGGAGATTTGGATCAAATTGTGGGGTAATGTCGCGTTTAATCCGATCAGTGCCCTGACTGGTGCTACTCTAGAGGATATTTGCCGTTATCCCCTCACCCGTGAATTAGCACTGCAAATGATGACTGAAACTCAAGCGATCGCTGAAAACTTGGGTATAAAGTTTGGCATCACTTTAGAACAGCGAATTAATGGGGCAGAAAATGTTGGTGCCCACAAAACCTCAATGTTACAAGATATTGAAGCTGGACGCGCTACGGAGATAGATGCTATTGTTGGCGCGGTGGCAGAATTGGGAAAACTTACTCAAATTCCCACACCTTATATTGATGCTATTTATGCCAGCGTTAAGCTGCTGGAGGCGACTAAAGTCAGAATTTGA
- a CDS encoding EAL domain-containing protein, with protein sequence MLGIYRKSMLLVIVVSVLPTVVLLIVSYLQAIAYAKGNLEGIIKLATIKTDRLLEDADAILHRSKVDLQNADTQTSVKILQRQIYNDFRFREAGIINTKGLLTLSSLGVMNAPVPISPIKAQFDPRNPDLQILGLGRTQIMQEKSIVLMLQGSGKISSIYLLVDPVVLTNFLEAIPDLDLGSNGFIAYVASDERLLSGIGSLPPNIYSGLQNPSFKTLQVTQSTRNGRITIVGELGRKWVLRYWLQQLIVGVPLSVFISGVLIYLLIRQIRKVNTLDYELRRGLAQKEFEIYYQPIIDLDTRQCVGSEALLRWHHPERGLLNPGLFIPIAEETGLIVPMTEWLLKKVIQDRAILEPLFPDLYTSVNLSPTQLNIGDVDRLIQILKEANNHEKAQITFEITENKLVEEQLQVVQDAIARLKLWGARFAIDDFGTGYSNIAYLQSLNIDQLKLDQLFIKGLEYGNQIPQLVDSLIDFGDRVGLTIVAEGIETELQYQYLKTRRVRYGQGWLFSRALPFAEFEQFLQTQAP encoded by the coding sequence ATGCTTGGCATATATCGCAAATCAATGCTATTGGTAATCGTCGTTAGTGTATTGCCAACCGTTGTTTTATTGATCGTCTCTTATTTGCAGGCGATTGCCTATGCAAAGGGAAATTTAGAAGGCATCATCAAACTAGCAACGATTAAGACCGATCGACTATTAGAAGATGCGGATGCAATCTTACATCGCAGTAAAGTAGATCTTCAGAATGCAGATACTCAAACCTCTGTCAAGATTCTGCAACGACAAATCTATAATGATTTTCGCTTTCGAGAAGCAGGCATCATCAATACAAAAGGATTATTGACTCTGTCCAGTTTGGGAGTTATGAATGCGCCCGTACCTATATCTCCTATAAAGGCTCAATTTGACCCTAGAAATCCCGATCTGCAAATATTAGGACTGGGTAGAACCCAGATCATGCAGGAAAAATCCATTGTTTTGATGTTACAGGGTTCTGGAAAAATCAGCAGTATTTATCTGCTTGTCGATCCAGTCGTTCTCACCAACTTTCTGGAGGCGATCCCCGATCTAGATTTAGGATCAAACGGCTTTATTGCCTATGTAGCAAGCGATGAACGTCTTCTCAGTGGAATTGGTTCTTTACCTCCAAACATTTATTCTGGCTTGCAAAATCCATCTTTTAAGACATTGCAAGTCACTCAATCGACTCGGAATGGCAGGATTACAATTGTGGGGGAGCTCGGTCGTAAGTGGGTATTGCGATATTGGTTACAACAATTGATTGTTGGTGTTCCGTTGAGTGTCTTCATTAGTGGGGTTTTAATCTATCTTCTTATCCGCCAAATACGTAAGGTCAACACACTAGATTATGAGTTAAGACGAGGACTTGCCCAAAAGGAGTTTGAGATTTATTACCAGCCCATTATAGATTTAGACACAAGGCAGTGCGTAGGCTCAGAAGCATTACTGCGATGGCATCACCCTGAAAGGGGACTTCTTAACCCAGGTCTTTTTATTCCCATTGCCGAGGAAACGGGTTTGATCGTGCCGATGACTGAATGGCTGCTTAAAAAGGTGATTCAAGATCGGGCCATTCTAGAACCCTTGTTCCCAGATCTGTACACCTCTGTGAATCTCTCACCCACTCAACTCAACATCGGTGATGTAGACCGCCTGATTCAGATACTCAAAGAAGCTAACAATCACGAGAAAGCCCAGATCACATTTGAAATTACCGAAAATAAACTGGTTGAGGAACAGCTGCAAGTCGTGCAGGATGCAATTGCCCGGCTCAAATTGTGGGGAGCGCGTTTTGCAATTGACGACTTCGGAACCGGATACTCAAATATTGCCTATTTACAAAGTCTTAACATCGATCAACTGAAGTTGGATCAACTATTTATTAAGGGGCTAGAATACGGCAATCAAATACCCCAGCTTGTGGATAGCCTGATCGATTTTGGAGATCGGGTTGGTTTAACCATCGTGGCCGAAGGTATTGAAACTGAATTACAATATCAGTACCTCAAAACGCGCAGGGTTCGTTATGGTCAAGGGTGGCTATTCTCTCGCGCCCTACCGTTTGCGGAGTTTGAGCAATTTCTTCAGACCCAAGCTCCCTAA